From a single Silene latifolia isolate original U9 population chromosome 6, ASM4854445v1, whole genome shotgun sequence genomic region:
- the LOC141587930 gene encoding uncharacterized protein LOC141587930 — MEMKSAAEDAHVISGIFLVNSYPCFVLFDSGAIHSFVSTLGLGEGELVNDDVSLPSGKSIVCSKVYKGVPVLVHETNFSVNLFEFSLGGFEVILGIDWLSKNKANIYCQQKKIALKGPKGVRLLHKGYLVKPKVKLITVMTLKSCLKKGYPMLLCYVWGTSIKRPQAQDIPVVGEFADVFLEELPGLPPPREVEFSVDLKLGVGQISKAPYRMGPKELEECKNELCELGDKGYIRPSVSSWGAPVLFVKKKDGAMRLCIDYRDLNNVTIKNKYPLPRIDDRGGGEFFIEIKVQVKMTVLGLRG, encoded by the coding sequence atggagATGAAAAGCGCCGCGGAGGATGCTCATGTTATCTCCGGTatatttcttgttaattcttatccttgttttgttttgtttgactcggggGCTATACATTCTTTTGTATCGACCCTAGGCTTGGGGGAGGGTGAGTTAGTAAACGACGATGTATCATTACCTTCAGGGAAGTCCATTGTATGTTCAAAAGTGTATAAAGGGGTGCCGGTTTTGGTGCATGAAACAAACTTTTCGGTCAATCTCTTTGAATTTTCTTTGGGGGGGTTTGAGGTAATTTTGGGCATAGATTGGCTAAGTAAGAACAAGGCCAACATATATTGTCAGCAAAAGAAAATAGCTTTGAAAGGACCCAAAGGTGTTAGATTGTTGCACAAAGGGTACTTGGTTAAACCCAAGGTGAAACTCATTAcggtgatgactttaaagtcatgtttgaagAAGGGTTATCCTATGCTTTTGTGTTATGTGTGGGGCACTAGTATAAAAAGGCCACAAGCTCAAGATATACCGGTAGTGGGAGAATTTGCGGATGTATTTCTGGAGGAGTTACCCGGATTACCCCCACCAAGAGAAGTAGAATTTAGTGTAGACTTGAAATTGGGAGTAGGACAAATCTCTAAGGctccgtaccggatgggtccaaaGGAGTTGGAAGAGTGTAAAAATGAACTTTGTGAATTGGGGGATAAGGGGTACATTAGGCCAAGTGTTTcgtcgtggggagcaccagttctatttgtaaagaagaaagacggTGCTAtgaggttgtgtatcgactaccGGGATTTGAATAATGTCACcatcaagaataagtatccgttGCCAAGAATTGACGatcgt